One window from the genome of Oryza glaberrima chromosome 3, OglaRS2, whole genome shotgun sequence encodes:
- the LOC127765890 gene encoding argininosuccinate lyase, chloroplastic-like produces MGACYYYQPLRPPPCPSVPCGQKPQRQPLFRSSHQSLHVASKAAGLTSSSSRSKDVKLRAILHEDSVTGVRPWFSLFGMSFSDLYDHFPESVWDICEDSPAEAFEKKEHKGWMQFRSEMNSRYNKAVDISFDDRFADSIVFDKTLYKYAILGCKVNADGIMNQGVISASERNKIIHALERIEGDIEIGKFKWRDGADIHTSIVEALADMIGDKAKDLAVESKYDSCLMILETWSKNSIDHIMTQLKQLQVALVLLAIKNDGVILGEREIEGTTCLESLLLRIVKVLDYDASKLRSYHGSISCSNDGVMLLRTSYPENQMFSKLSSMASFAESINNCIPNHLRQLLEKVLSRRNILLLTPNGETTIYDTVLSKFGSIEQTRHHGDVAISKCLNIGFGNVRESPQTCEIEDAKHYLFSSTKSVVEILDLSIQLVLRILFGMEKAQNSLPRGYHDVMRFTHFLTTKGIDLGTAYALVHLCLDKKLQPSELILDKHELKQIDFHCERAHYLLEYKGSIFGDSTDLDACKKMLKWCCKLRIDPAATISS; encoded by the exons ATGGGGGCGTGCTACTACTACCaacccctccggccgccgccgtgcccttCCGTTCCTTGCGGCCAAAAGCCACAGCGGCAACCTCTCTTTCGCAGCAGCCATCAGAGTCTGCATGTTGCATCTAAGGCGGCCGGGCtgaccagcagcagcagtagatcAAAAGATGTGAAGTTGAGGGCTATCTTACATGAGGACAGTGTTACTGGTGTTAGACCATGGTTTAGCCTGTTCGGAATGTCCTTTTCTGATCTTTATGATCACTTCCCTGAATCTGTCTGGGACATCTGTGAGGATTCCCCTGCCGAAGCTTTTGAGAAGAAG GAGCATAAGGGGTGGATGCAATTTCGGAGTGAAATGAACAGCAGATACAACAAAGCCGTGGACATAAGTTTTGACGATAGGTTTGCTGATTCCATTGTGTTTGACAAAACACTCTACAAGTATGCAATTTTGGGTTGCAAGGTCAATGCGGATGGGATTATGAATCAG GGTGTTATATCTGCCAgtgaaagaaataaaattatccaTGCTCTTGAAAGGATAGAAGGTGACATTGAGATTGGAAAGTTCAAGTGGAGAGATGGCGCTGATATTCATACAAGCATTGTGGAAGCACTTGCTGATATGATTGGGGACAAAGCGAAGGATCTTGCAGTGGAAAGTAAATATGATAGTTGCCTCATGATACTGGAAACATGGTCCAAAAACTCCATTGATCATATTATGACTCAATTGAAACAACTTcag GTTGCTCTAGTTCTGTTAGCAATAAAAAATGATGGGGTTATCCTTggtgagagagagattgagggCACCACATGCCTGGAGAGTCTTCTTCTGCGCATTGTCAAAGTG CTAGACTATGATGCTTCCAAACTTCGTTCCTATCATGGAAGCATTTCTTGCTCAAATGATGGTGTCATGCTTCTGAGGACCAG CTATCCAGAAAATCAGATGTTTTCCAAGCTTTCTTCCATGGCCTCGTTTGCAGAATCAATCAACAATTGCATCCCCAACCATCTAAGGCAACTGCTTGAGAAGGTTTTGTCCAGGAGGAATATACTGTTACTCACACCAAATGGTGAAACAACGATATATGACACAGTCCTATCCAAGTTTGGTTCCATTGAACAGACAAGGCATCATGGAGATGTTGCTATCTCAAAATGTCTAAATATTGGATTTGGAAATGTACGTGAATCACCTCAGACATGTGAAATCGAG GACGCTAAGCACTATTTATTTTCTAGCACTAAATCTGTGGTCGAAATTCTCGATCTATCCATACAACTTGTTCTAAGGATCTTGTTTGGCATGGAAAAGGCCCAAAATTCCCTCCCAAGAGGATATCATGATGTTATGAGGTTTACACATTTCCTGACAACGAAG GGAATCGATTTGGGCACAGCTTATGCCTTGGTCCATCTGTGCTTGGATAAAAAGCTCCAACCTTCGGAGCTCATTCTAGACAAACACGAGCTAAAGCAGATCGATTTTCACTGTGAGCGTGCTCATTACCTCCTGGAATACAAAGGGAGCATCTTTGGTGATTCCACCGATCTGGATGCCTGCAAGAAGATGCTGAAATGGTGTTGCAAACTTCGCATTGATCCTGCTGCGACCATCTCTTCTTGA